The genome window CGTAAAGCAGATCGCCGGTGTCGATGGTGCGGCCGTTCTCGGTCACCGAGCGGTCGAAGACCAGGGTGAAACGGTCGGCGGCATGGACGTCGCGGTCAAGGTCGAAGCGGTGGCCGAACAGCTGGTTGGCCTTGCGTCGGATGGCGGCGTCGGCCCCCATGCGCTGGGCCGTGGCGGTCAGGGAACCCTCGACGTTGGCACGGACCACCAGCGTCTCGTGGGTCACGCGCTCTTCCAGGGCCCGCAGGCGAAGCGCGCCGTCGAAGCTGCGCGACACGGTCAGCTGGCTGGCCGGCCCGGTCCGCATCGTCAGACCGATCAGACGGGCGTCGCCGCGGCCGCCGCGTGGATGGGAGATGGCGGTCTCGAACCGCAGTCCCGCACGCATCTGGCTGACGTCATAGGCATTGGAAAGGGTGGCGGCGACGGCCGAGGCCTCTGCGGCCCCGATGCCGGTACGGCGCACGGCCTGTTCAAAGGTTTCGCCGCGACGGATCTCAACGGGGATGGCCTCGGGAGCGGTCAGGCCGGCCGGCGTTCCGGCGGATTCAAAGGCGCGCGCCTCCAGCGACGCCATCTGTTGGGGGGTCAGTTCGGGAACTACCTCGGCCTGCGCGGGTTGGTAAACGCGACCGGCGAGCATCGCCACCGACACGGCGGCGACGGCTGTGAGCAGATGCGGTGCAAAACGCATCGGCTGGCGGCGCGGATCGAACTGGGCCATCGGTCCCCGGCAAACGACGACGCCACACGGCGCCAGGTTCTACGCAAAGCAAGGATCGCGCCGGAGAGCCCCCCAATCGCGAAGCAAGCCCTATAGCTCGCCATTTCCACAATGGGAAGCAGGTTCGTTCCAAACCATTAACCGCCATGATCCCATCGGGTAGAAACATGGCTATCCGGGTCTTTCGACAGTGATCGCTACAGTCTATCGGCAAGCTATGATCGTCTTTGCTGCACGAAGGGACACATGCGTTCGCGTCCGTGAACACAACTGCATTAAACGTGACTCGCACGCCACTCTTTGTGTCGGATCGGCAACGATGTTGACGATGCCCTGGTCTGTTGGACATCCAGGCCCCATCGCTGCCCCGCATCCGGCGACCGCGGCCGCTCGCCCATGACGGACCCGTCCGGATCCGGGGCAAGGCCCGTCAGGCCGCAGCGTTACCCGCGCCTCCTGACCGGTTTGGGGGTGGTCCTGCTGATCGTGGTCATCCTGGGCACCGTGGCCTGGACGAACCGCCGTGTTGCGGCGCGGGAGATACTGGTCGGCTGGCTGGACCGGCGCGGCAT of Brevundimonas subvibrioides contains these proteins:
- a CDS encoding M23 family metallopeptidase is translated as MAQFDPRRQPMRFAPHLLTAVAAVSVAMLAGRVYQPAQAEVVPELTPQQMASLEARAFESAGTPAGLTAPEAIPVEIRRGETFEQAVRRTGIGAAEASAVAATLSNAYDVSQMRAGLRFETAISHPRGGRGDARLIGLTMRTGPASQLTVSRSFDGALRLRALEERVTHETLVVRANVEGSLTATAQRMGADAAIRRKANQLFGHRFDLDRDVHAADRFTLVFDRSVTENGRTIDTGDLLYAELKDAVFYRFQRPGARQAEYFDATGKSMRSSMMRTPLDRATRISSTFGFRVHPISGYRKMHQGIDFAAGTGTPVVAPADGVVVEARRWGGYGNWLRIRHANGLESGYGHLSRYGSGIRAGQRVSQGQVVAYVGSTGASTGPHLHYELWRNGQRINPGSIRVEDNVQLTGADLAAFRAEKARIDRIIASGGERRPAVTRASVDGLRPANGTTTRS